Part of the Vigna radiata var. radiata cultivar VC1973A chromosome 11, Vradiata_ver6, whole genome shotgun sequence genome is shown below.
catttttaagtcAAAGTTGTATCAATatgatacaattttattttagtgcatatatattttaaactaaaattgtatTAGGATAACACGACTTTagtttaattttggtaaaaatcGTATAAGGATAATACGAATTCAACTTAAAATCTTCTGAACTAAAgttgtcattttaattttaaaaatactttgaacTCGAGTTAAGTCAGTTACCTTGACCTAACTTTTTCATAGTGAAGTCATGTCAAGATGACACaacttttcaatatattttaaattaaaatcatattaaagtAACATGACTTCAACTTAAAATGTTATGAATTAAAGTTGTATCATTTTGATACGattttaactttagaaatattttgaaCTCTTATCACTTTAACATCACTTTTTTTACGGTAAAGTCATGTCACCTTGATATGAATTATCTACTCTttctattttgatatttttctaaaaatttcactaaaatgatgctttttataaaaaaaatagtagaagtaagtctaaaattattttagtactATGTAAAAGTACATTAGGTTATAAGacataattcatatatattaagttatattaaatattaaaatagataacaATCCTTTTTATCGGAAtgtgtattaaatattaaaatattatctaagcAAGCATAAATATATTAGATTACTCCatgtaaaactaaaatcatgATTAAGTTATACTTaagttttctttaataatttgtatAGAAAAGcatctaacaaaaataatataaataagtaaacatGGATCATAAAAAGGTTATCTTCTTCTTAAATTgaattatctttaataatatatatatatatatatatatatatatatatatatatatatataaatactaatttgagtgtcataatatatttaagaataattctTTGTTAGGATCAAAAGAcaaaaaatctaatatttagAATCGAAATTTGAATCaatggaaataaaattttgttctccataatttttttaacatataattttaataccTATACACACTTTATTATAAGTCTTTCCGTTTGAGTAAACATTGGTATATTTTAATACCTATACACatttaattataagtatttcaattttttaggaTTTAACGGGTCTgctttattgttaattttattcaatttgggaaaaaaaaaactgtgaaCATGTAATTATATGAGTGTTTAATAACATTGcttaatcttaaaatattacaaattaaatatagtgttaaattttataataatttaagtattctgaaaaacttaaaaaatctcacactaattaaaaataacctcATTTTACAGGTTgatataaatcttatttataaatataattttataagattaatttaaatttaaaatttatgatatcaaaatcaagagcctttaattttaaaaaaaaatcaatttatgatacataaataaatataaatctcgTATCATTTTGGTAGTAccatttataaaacaaattaagtttaaaatttaacttaaaaaatattttggtcgTACCATTTATTTTCAACAAACCTTGAATCtataattagtttaataaaagtggcaaaaacaaaatcataatttatacTGAATgacaaattacaaaagaaatacATAGGACAGTTGTATTAAAAATTGGAAAGTAAGAAAAACTGCAGCAGAGTTGAGCAATAGTAAAGTGAAGTGAAACAGAGGATGGAGACAAAGCTTCCAACTTGCCATTTTACTGTTTATTGATAACAGAGCTGACAGCAAAACACCATACCTTAGCTGCACTGCAcacattatattataatgttttgaaGTACAATGTTTCAGCTTTTGTTCCTTTATATTAATCATCTCAACTCAACTGAAATCATCACAAAAATTGCTTCAATGCCCAATAACATTAGCTTTTTGCAGTCATGTGATGTAAATTTCTGTTAACCCATAAATTAAAAGATACAAAAGTGTATAACTGGCACTCACCCATGCCTATGACAGACAAAAACGACCACTTCTATCAATTCATTTATTCcatggaaaaattaaaattatagtttgaaGGTGGAGTTTTCTGAAAGTACAcaataagttttaatatttcaaaataatagttaaatatatttttttttattttaagttatcatataaaattatattttatctttaaattgtATAACTACATGttataatagatatataattattatattgttataaaaaaatatttttaagtattacACATATTTATAACTAATGGTGGATacttataattgattatgggtattttttaatcataattatatattaaaattatttataacaaaacaaaattgttcTTGGTACATTAAAGCTGATGAGAATTGTTGGATCTTCTTTAATTATATGTCTTGGTTTGTCTGCCATTCATACTCACCCTTCTTAAGTCATTCTTGTGTATAAAGATATCTTTGTTTGGACAATTTCTGAAGTTGTTTGACATTTTGTACTTCTCTTCCACTAAATAGCTTTTATTTTCAGCTTTTTCTCACatgtttccttcttcttcagTCCTATACTGTTGTAAATATTAAGGAAATGATGCCTCATATCTCCATGTTTATTACAAAAATCATTAAAGAAAGaagattaataatttttttataatatctcactattttattagtttgtatgtttaaaatttgtaaaaaaaattgtaaaaaagatggttaaaaaaatatttttcttattataaacattaaatttttttcaaaaagctttactttaaaaaattcaagttaACTTCCATTGTTGATCAGAATCTAAAGTAACTAAAAAAATTGCCAAAAGGCTGCCCACTACTAAGGAGGCGACACGTGGCATAAGTCACCCGCGCACTATTCCTTAGCTTGTGAGCTCTATATAAGGGATGGTTTGGTTAGATTGTGTCAGCTCAGTTTTCACTTCTTCCTCACAAAATCATAGTTCAATACTGCTTCTTAATTCTACTTTCACTTTTAGCCTTACAAACATGGCGCAAAACAAGTTTAAGATGACATTGATTTTCATGGCATTAATAATTTTGTGGCAGGGGTTCCAGTCAATTGAAGGAAGACATCTGAAGTCGGAAGAAACCATCCACCACCGTCAAATGCAAGAACGCATTTGGAAGACAAATGTAGCACCGTTTGATGTGGGTGTGTCTCCACCAGCGCCACCCTCTGCGGCCGCACCCGGTCGGGATGTTGATAATTTTCGACCCACCGCACCGGGTCATAGTCCCGGAGTTGGACACTCTGTTCACAACTAAATGTACGTTTTGGGTTTAATTAGCTTTAGGTTTATGGTTTGAATTTCCCTGTTTATGTTTGCTACGAAGGAGAGGGAAATAAAAGCTGAAAAGGACTCAATATATGTCTTacctttaatttaattattataattttgtaacttttttaagctgtttttttttttaattaaatttagttttagaatatatatCAAGCCTAGTAAAGCATAATACAACTCTTCATAATTCTCCTATTCATCAGAATGTTGAACTACGTATAATTTGTCAACTAAACtctcaatattaattatattattaatatgataaattattattgtgaTTGACTAATATCATATGGGCTGAAAAGCTATACCAATTTTACCATAATCTCCGTATTCAGCATAAAATTATGACACAATTTTAAGtcaattatcattattaattagGACATATAATTGTACtaaaatttcaaagtttatCAGAATAAtgtaaattcaaaaatttagtaaaaaaaaaaattaataaatcaataattttttaaaaaaattatcgaCTCAACTATTGAATAACagttttaaactattttactcGAGATAAGTTTTTATCAACCATtgcataataattaaattattgattttgtaataaatattttaaagttacaTATTATGTTTATTAACATATCATTTTGTATAGGTGAGGTGCTACTAATTCTTAATGCAATTCAATGGTAGCTGGTTAACGCGCTTCATCTGAAAGTAACAAATGTTTAGTAATTTTTGTGAGATGTGCTAATGTAGATAGTtacctttttaaaaattacttgtgattttttttttttatatttatttataagtatatatttatacttcTCAAATAATTGTGACTTTTATACTAAATAAGTAAACAttgctttttaatattataaattcaaataaaagtattaGCTTAAAGTAAgaattcatataaaattattctaaaagtctttttaaaaacattagaaagaaaatggaaatttatattccataaaaaacataaaaagaaaatatggactttaatttatatttagagtCTACTTTATGTAAATTAAGAAGTCGATGGTCCAAGAAGGAAACCAATATTATCAGTTGAAGCCACCTTAAAaccaatattatatattaaacatcaattattttgtagaACTTAAAGTTCGCTTAATCaactcaaattttataaaatttaaatatttatttaaaatatattttaaaacaagtttataTAACTTTCATCTTAACTTTTTGTATCAgtaacaaaacaaatatttattacaaatatattctttaaaatgaaaatctaaaaattaatcatttattatttttcacaaatcaataataaaacaaaagtagaatataaaatagattttaaaattacatttttaaatacataatattaacgaaataataaataaaaatatttaattgataaaatgttaaaaaaatggagttaaaaAATGGTGGGTTGATTAGACTCCAACCTCCATAGTTTCATATATTAGATAGATTTGTGcgaatttataaataaatatatatctatcTTACCTCGTGTTATTTTCAGTGCACACTCttaatatgcataaaaaatatattataactaatatgaaaataaaacaatgaagCATTGAATATGTCTCGACTCAATTCATGtacaatatcaataaaattataggAGATGGAAATTTGAAACTTATAAATACTAAATCAGTTTTTCAATATACAAATCCTACAAGTGACATATCAACCAAAATAAATCTAACATTCGGTATATAATATACAATAGATTGGTAATAGTATGAGGTCAAACAAACTTTCTAGAGcatatttttcactaaaaatagtaagaaattatttcttttttcaaagtaACTTGTTTCTTATAAATACCACACGAtcatgtttaaataaataaatttgtgaaaaacattgaaatacaacaccaattcaaataaggttttcaattaaatttattcaataaattttattttatttaataaatgaatcatCTTCAAATTAACCTTCTTAACTTTAGTTTGTTGAGTTGAAATTACtatagatatttatatattaatgatcTACAtgaatattgaattaaatattttaaatatatatattgatcgaattttttattttagatattaacgcaaaatttattactataaatagattaaaatattaaatagtgtgaaactttaaaaaatttaccaCTACTAAGAGGCaacttcaatataaaattatttgcatAATAAACTCATGCAAACCTAGAGGCGAGGTTTACAGACTAAATACATTTGGGATGATTAAGTTTTAGTTTTTGATAAATACTAGTTTTTaagaagttttttatttattgtttgtggTCTTATTTCATATTAGGAATATTTAACTATAAGTTCAAAATtctacattaaataaaaatgaaaaattaagtaatatataaaaaggtatttataaatattgaatattagGATTTTGTATTAAAGTGTCATTAGATATCTTATTCAACGATTAATTCATacatttaaaagtaatatgttttcctttatttaatagattaaaggtggtacttaatttttaataatttacctttctttttatttaacttttacttAAATTGTATCTTACATGCAAATTATTTGACCTACATTTTTATAGTTTATgcatatataatgaaatatatttttatttgttgaaatatttaactttttaaatccAAATTTATGTGTAATATATAAATCTTGATGGGTATATTTTGATTAGTCAACATATACAATATGCTTAGttatagaatataaatattacattagcaaaataatactttttaagaAATTCATGAATCTAATTTCCTATTCAATTACTAGAGAATTGAAATAACTTAaactcttaattttctttttaatttataaatggtGCTTACAATTCATATGTTAACGTTATCAGATTAATGTGAGACAATATGACAATACATTTATTAATGACTCATGTAGATGAGAagaacatatattatttaaattaatgttttactATAATAAAGTCCTTAAGTAATTATAGTTGACATATATTAAGAGTCATTATAATACTTTTCCCGTTGTTAAACtattatccttttatttttatacttatatataaagataattgtttttagtaattatttttcgGTGTACACGTCTcactataataattttattaatataaattgttattaattattttatcttttaaattatgaatttttattttgactataattagaataattaactttttattttttataattgtaagGTAAAAATGGACATATGATCTGTGTGTTTCCACTAGTAATAGGTAGTAAGTTGAATTACATTAAACCTTATTCATTGTTGAACCAGTGAACCTATTGTCACCGTTATTATAAGTTTGAGTAGCAAATCAAACCTATTATACATagaatactttaaaaaattattgtggATAACAGTTGTACAGGAACTTTGTCCTTaatgaatatttgtttttaatgtcAATAAAGATTGAAATTTGATAACATTCTGAccatagaaataaaataatttagaaacaaatCAATGGAATTTATAGTGTGATTTAACTATTACTTTCGGAGAAGAAGAatgcaatattataatatttcattttataaagtaaaagacattatatagtatgtatgaataaataaataaataactcatTAAGTGGTAGGAAAGTGGCATGATGTATTGTATTATTTTCTCCTTAACTCACTTTATGTGTGGTATGCTGAGATATATGGTTAAACTAGAAGTTCCAGAGTCTGAGGAGCCATCCTATGGGAAGATTGTGTCATTTATTTCCCATTAACCGagaattacataaattttagtttgaatggtaataaattaagtaaataaatgtaatctgattaatctattaatatttttttatggataaatgtttaatttaattatacaaaaattatattttaaaaaataaatacctttttaaaatatttaaaagggtAAGTTGTTATTTAGTATTACAAAGTTTAATTTAGTCTCACATGTTAAGatgttcttatttattttgttatatagtAATTATCTGTAAAGTTTGAAATGCACATTTAAATGAACATACTTTGTAATATTGTAGTGGATATAGACATGTACATTGTATGTTGTATAGATGTAACTTTGTCTGATATACCACAtcacatatgaaaaaaaattgatttttttaatctcagTTCATAAAAGTAGTGAGGTTTATTCAAAAGTAGCATGAAGAAGTTGTATATAACTTTAAAAGGGCATAAGTCAAACAATATGGAGTAGTTAGATTGAGAGTTTTTAGATTGATAGTAATCCAACTACATTATCCAAAAATCCAACTACATTATCCAAAAATGTAGCATTCGACAtcataaatgaaaaaacaacCATATATTTAGTGAAGACGTTGTCAGTTATATATGAGGAGTCGTTTGAAATCATCCTAAGTATTAATTAGGatttttgaagaagaagagacgatgaagatggtgaagaagatgaagtggtaaagatgaaaaaaaagaaatcacgaaaaaagagtaaaatattaCAGTGCTtgcacaaagaaaaataaataaagaataatatacTTCGGTTTAACAATAACCTAAAACTCtatttttaatgtcaaaattaaaattttggtaaatttttaggttttaattatttagaacCTGAAACATAATTGtatttatgtttcaattttCGTAACAAATATGACCTATATCTCTTATCTtagaaaaagtaattaaaaaatgaggaaattttgaaattttaactaatttttatatcTCGGTTTTGAAGCTAAAACATAGGCttggtttttttaaaaaataaaataaaatctgaacCTATAAGTTcctgaaatttttgaattttttttaatttaaaatcaaagcatatgaattttaaagttaaaactcCACTTGTACCTTTTTTACTCCAAttttttctgtctttttcttctcttttttttttcacaatttccaTTTAACTTATAACACatatttttgttagattttgtgaagattttgatatttattttaataataaatttattaacaaattttaaataatacaattacCGATAAATTTAcccataaattttaaaaaaattgaattgctAATAGAATtatgaacaaattttaaaaaatcattatcaacaaattttatcacCATGTAAATTTATTAACGaattaaattcattataaagAATTTATCGATCAACTTTACCACTATATGATAAAACTTAAAGCGAAAACCGATACTCATTTTATTGATGttatttaagaatgaaaatatttctcaataataaaaaattatgcattATTAATGGAATTTAAAATGGATTTCACGAacaaaagtatttataaataattaaaatttaaaaatttgatagtaaaatgCGATGATAAATTCTATTTCACCgatatatttaaaaatccactaataatattattttatcgaTAGAGTGTTTCCGTccataaaattttgttaataaaatattttctcgTAGTGTATATCAAAAGCAAgatgataagataaaataattttcaagtcactcaattaacaaaacaaaattaaaaaagtaaaacagtaagaaaaaatttggtaatttgaaaatttaacatGACCAGTAAAACAGATTTTATggataaattttagaatttttaataatataatataaaggtAAAGGGTAGTTTAAATTGAAGTTGGAGAAGTGAAGTAGAAACGTACTTTAGTGAAAAAATGTGAACATCTTTTCCatcattttatgtttattaattatatttaagtagAATAAGCTTAGAATTCCAATATCTCTAGACAATAAAATTGTAAGTTTTTATTCTTATGTATTATTCAACATTCATATAAAACTTAGAGTTGTATTTAAATTTCTAACCTATATACTTAcagttaataattaaaaatgttttatatttgaatttatacatGATTAAATCCACAATCATTTAATTTGGATACAATtgacatttatataataaattcagttttatttgaattaatttagtttttctttttttttaattcaaatccaacaaaaaaaactttttattattgagACCATTGAAAAATCCcttttaaatagaattataaaagaaatagtaaaaaTTGTGTTTCAGTTTACCTGAAGCCTGCGAGGGAGAACTACGTCTTTCAGTTTCTTGCAAAATTCTCTGCTCCTTTTCAGGTTCTCTGCGCGGTTATCAGAAAATTCTCTGCGCATGGTTATTGCAAAATTATTTTTCCAGTAGCACAAAATGTGGAACCTATCTTCACCTTCTTGATAACTCACCAGTTTTATGGATGTCTCTAAACTATTCAAATTAGATAACATTGTCATTTGTCGCTATTCTTAGTCTTAACCTAATATTATGATTTCTGCACAGAAAATATCCGGTATCGAATATCCTTACGCCCCCAGGAACTGATCTGGAACTAGCGACAATTGGGGTGGAAcacaaaaaatcatatttatgtaCATTTTATGTCGTGAAGCATTTTAAAGACTTACATGTACGTcacgtttttgtacgtcatataatatgatttttatactaatatatGTCACTACAAAACATAATTGTGAATTAATAAGGGAACTTGAACtgaaacaaatgaaaaagaaaagtagtaaTAATGATTGTAATTATATCTGATTCTTTGGATCCTCAAAACAAATTTGGACTTGAACTGTTTTTTAACtcacaattttgttttgtagtgaCATTATGGCTTCTGCACAGAAAATCTCCGGTACCGGATATCCCTACGCCCTCAGGAACTGGCCTGGACCTAGCGACAATTGGGGGTTAGTGACTGTGGAcgatattataaaaatagatcTATNNNNNNNNNNNNNNNNNNNNNNNNNNNNNNNNNNNNNNNNNNNNNNNNNNNNNNNNNNNNNNNNNNNNNNNNNNNNNNNNNNNNNNNNNNNNNNNNNNNNNNNNNNNNNNNNNNNNNNNNNNNNNNNNNNNNNNNNNNNNNNNNNNNNNNNNNNNNNNNNNNNNNNNNNNNNNNNNNNNNNNNNNNNNNNNNNNNNNNNNNNNNNNNNNNNNNNNNNNNNNNNNNNNNNNNNNNNNNNNNNNNNNNNNNNNNNNNNNNNNNNNNNNNNNNNNNNNNNNNNNNNNNNNNNNNNNNNNNNNNNNNNNNNNNNNNNNNNNNNNNNNNNNNNNNNNNNNNNNNNNNNNNNNNNNNNNNNNNNNNNNNNNNNNNNNNNNNNNNNNNNNNNNNNNNNNNNNNNNNNNNNNNNNNNNNNNNNNNNNNNNNNNNNNNNNNNNNNNNNNNNNNNNNNNNNNNNNNNNNNNNNNNNNNNNNNNNNNNNNNNNNNNNNNNNNNNNNNNNNNNNNNNNNNNNNNNNNNNNNNNNNNNNNNNNNNNNNNNNNNNNNNNNNNNNNNNNNNNNNNNNNNNNNNNNNNNNNNNNNNNNNNNNNNNNNNNNNNNNNNNNNNNNNNNNNNNNNNNNNNNNNNNNNNNNNNNNNNNNNNNNNNNNNNNNNNNNNNNNNNNNNNNNNNNNNNNNNNNNNNNNNNNNNNNNNNNNNNNNNNNNNNNNNNNNNNNNNNNNNNNNNNNNNNNNNNNNNNNNNNNNNNNNNNNNNNNNNNNNNNNNNNNNNNNNNNNNNNNNNNNN
Proteins encoded:
- the LOC106776634 gene encoding precursor of CEP3, encoding MAQNKFKMTLIFMALIILWQGFQSIEGRHLKSEETIHHRQMQERIWKTNVAPFDVGVSPPAPPSAAAPGRDVDNFRPTAPGHSPGVGHSVHN